One Gemmatimonadota bacterium genomic region harbors:
- a CDS encoding SDR family NAD(P)-dependent oxidoreductase, producing the protein MRRDGGYASITNTFRPRDTTVLTHLFAAATLVACALPLAAQPSTTFAKAPPLPDLTGKVVLITGSTDGLGRDVARRVAAAGATVLITGRSAARGDSLVDEIRRTGRGRARFYRADLASLADVHRLADAVLRDHQRLDVLINNAGVGFVFDSTRLFSAEGYEMHFAVNYLAHYLLTQRLLPRIVASAPARIINVSSGSQTPIDFDDVMMSKGYTGARGYAQSKLAQVLMTIDMAPDLERQGVLTYSLHPATTMATTMARALNVTPRSTIAEGVESVVNAMTTTEPTGTFFNQLKPWKANAQAYDAAARQKLREVSEQLLAPR; encoded by the coding sequence ATGCGCCGGGACGGCGGGTATGCTTCCATCACGAACACCTTTCGCCCTCGGGACACCACCGTGCTGACACACCTCTTCGCCGCAGCCACCCTCGTGGCGTGCGCGCTTCCCCTGGCCGCGCAGCCTTCGACCACCTTCGCCAAGGCGCCTCCGCTCCCGGACCTCACCGGCAAGGTAGTGCTGATCACCGGATCCACCGATGGACTCGGTCGGGACGTGGCGCGACGCGTGGCAGCGGCAGGGGCAACGGTGCTCATCACGGGACGCAGCGCGGCACGCGGTGACTCCCTGGTGGACGAGATCCGGCGCACGGGCCGGGGGCGCGCGCGGTTCTATCGCGCCGACCTCGCGTCGCTCGCGGACGTTCACCGACTCGCCGACGCGGTGCTCCGGGACCACCAGCGACTCGACGTACTGATCAACAATGCCGGCGTCGGCTTCGTCTTTGACTCCACGCGCCTGTTCAGCGCCGAGGGGTACGAGATGCATTTCGCCGTGAACTACCTCGCGCATTACCTGCTCACACAGCGTCTGTTGCCGCGCATCGTCGCCAGCGCACCAGCGCGCATCATCAACGTGTCGTCGGGATCGCAGACCCCCATCGACTTCGATGACGTGATGATGAGCAAGGGCTACACGGGCGCGCGAGGGTACGCGCAGAGCAAGCTGGCCCAGGTGTTGATGACGATCGACATGGCGCCCGACCTCGAGCGTCAGGGGGTGCTGACCTACTCGCTGCATCCGGCGACGACGATGGCGACGACCATGGCCCGCGCGCTGAACGTCACCCCGCGGAGTACCATCGCCGAGGGGGTGGAATCGGTGGTGAATGCCATGACGACCACCGAACCGACCGGGACCTTCTTCAACCAGCTCAAGCCGTGGAAGGCGAACGCGCAGGCATATGACGCTGCGGCACGACAGAAGCTCCGTGAAGTGAGCGAACAGCTGCTGGCGCCCCGGTAG
- a CDS encoding copper chaperone PCu(A)C yields MTSLRSRRALPGIAAAFIMALAAAPLAAQTTTVTASDPWVREVPAGRATTGMFVLLKNAGPTERRVLSGKADVGDTLELHEMKRDNGMMRMSPVPAIVVPANGEVDLRPGGFHLMLFGLKKPLAVGDTVRATLTLDDGSEVRLVAPVRAMRMP; encoded by the coding sequence ATGACCTCCCTCCGCTCACGCCGTGCGCTGCCCGGCATCGCTGCAGCTTTCATTATGGCCCTCGCCGCCGCCCCGCTCGCGGCCCAGACGACCACCGTCACTGCCAGCGACCCCTGGGTGCGCGAAGTCCCCGCGGGCCGCGCCACCACGGGTATGTTCGTCCTCCTCAAGAATGCGGGTCCCACCGAACGCCGGGTATTGAGCGGCAAGGCCGATGTGGGGGATACCCTTGAGCTGCACGAGATGAAGCGCGACAACGGGATGATGCGCATGTCCCCGGTGCCAGCGATCGTCGTACCGGCCAACGGTGAAGTCGACCTGCGGCCCGGCGGCTTTCACCTCATGCTGTTCGGCCTCAAGAAGCCGCTCGCCGTCGGCGATACGGTCCGCGCCACGTTGACCCTCGATGACGGAAGCGAAGTGCGACTCGTCGCCCCGGTGCGCGCCATGAGGATGCCGTGA
- a CDS encoding NAD(P)H-binding protein codes for MTLSRPAIVLGGSGSVGSALLAELFRDGAFDPVVTLSRRSLPEAVAMAQAAGRRLVEALVPEMTPAALAATTMEAVRDFDGEVEGFSVLGIGAGTAKLTIEQHRAVDVALNEAFARGLRDSGKVRHLAFMSAVGADPTAKAGGGGGAGMSRYNRVKGEAEDAVRASGPAIVSVFRPAMIIGSKHTPWLLETFLPLLAFVTPARFTSIRATQIAQAMVATATRHPAGSAVYHYPEMVELTRGSPA; via the coding sequence ATGACCCTCTCGCGCCCAGCGATCGTCCTGGGCGGCTCCGGATCGGTAGGGAGCGCGCTCCTCGCCGAGCTGTTCCGCGACGGGGCGTTCGATCCTGTCGTGACCCTCTCGCGTCGATCGCTCCCGGAGGCCGTGGCGATGGCACAGGCGGCGGGTCGCCGGCTCGTCGAGGCGCTCGTTCCGGAGATGACGCCGGCAGCCCTCGCGGCCACGACGATGGAAGCGGTGCGTGACTTCGACGGTGAGGTGGAGGGATTCAGCGTGCTCGGTATCGGGGCCGGCACGGCGAAGCTCACCATCGAACAACATCGCGCGGTGGACGTCGCGCTCAACGAAGCGTTTGCCCGCGGCCTCCGGGATTCCGGCAAGGTCCGGCACCTCGCCTTCATGAGCGCTGTGGGCGCCGACCCCACGGCGAAAGCCGGTGGCGGTGGTGGCGCGGGCATGTCACGGTACAACCGTGTGAAGGGTGAGGCCGAGGACGCCGTACGGGCGAGCGGACCCGCGATCGTGAGCGTGTTTCGCCCCGCGATGATCATCGGGTCCAAGCACACCCCGTGGCTGCTCGAGACGTTCCTCCCGCTGCTCGCCTTCGTGACGCCGGCCAGGTTCACGTCGATCCGGGCAACACAGATCGCGCAAGCGATGGTGGCCACGGCGACCCGCCATCCCGCCGGGAGCGCGGTGTACCATTATCCGGAGATGGTGGAACTGACTCGAGGGTCTCCCGCCTGA
- a CDS encoding SCO family protein, whose amino-acid sequence MRSRPAILRAATLAVLVTGAAGCARTESPGMDFALTDHNGAPFTLQSQRGKALLVFFGYTMCPDVCPTTLSKLATVTRRLGDKAGGVRTLYITVDPERDTPEVLKADLSLFTLDAVGLTGTRAEVDAVAKQFGATYEIVPTPQSAAKYSVSHSTTLYLLDQEGRLRQTFPYEATVDEVTAGVQAVLTGATPNS is encoded by the coding sequence GTGAGGTCGCGACCTGCGATCCTGCGGGCGGCGACGCTCGCAGTCCTGGTCACCGGGGCCGCGGGATGTGCGCGCACGGAGTCCCCAGGCATGGACTTCGCCCTCACGGACCACAACGGGGCGCCCTTCACGTTGCAATCGCAGCGCGGTAAGGCTCTGCTGGTCTTCTTTGGGTACACGATGTGTCCCGACGTTTGCCCGACGACCCTGTCGAAGCTTGCCACGGTGACGCGGCGGCTGGGCGACAAGGCCGGCGGCGTGCGCACGCTCTACATCACGGTCGATCCCGAGCGCGACACTCCCGAGGTGCTCAAGGCCGACCTCTCGCTCTTCACGCTCGACGCCGTGGGGCTGACCGGGACGCGGGCCGAGGTGGATGCGGTGGCGAAGCAGTTCGGGGCGACGTACGAGATTGTCCCGACGCCCCAATCCGCGGCGAAGTACTCCGTCTCGCATTCGACCACGCTCTACCTGCTGGACCAGGAGGGACGGCTGCGACAGACCTTTCCGTATGAGGCCACGGTGGACGAGGTCACCGCCGGGGTGCAAGCCGTATTGACCGGAGCCACACCCAACTCCTGA
- a CDS encoding sigma-70 family RNA polymerase sigma factor, translated as MPEASPPPDVTLLLQAVRHGEEGALDQLLPLVYNDLRQVAAKHLRGERMDHTLQATALVHEAFLRLVDQRHVNWQNRAHFFAVAAQLMRRILVDYARRVATAKRGSGRLVSLDEGMDVPTDEPETLLGIDEALTALGEMDPRAARVVELRFYAGLTVEEVAEVMQLSSATIKREWATARAWLEAELQRDVA; from the coding sequence GTGCCTGAAGCCTCTCCTCCGCCCGACGTCACTTTGCTCCTCCAGGCCGTGCGACACGGCGAGGAGGGGGCGCTCGACCAGCTCCTGCCGCTGGTCTACAACGACCTGCGGCAGGTCGCGGCGAAACACCTGCGTGGCGAGCGGATGGACCACACGCTCCAGGCCACCGCGCTCGTGCACGAGGCGTTTCTGCGCCTCGTCGACCAGCGGCACGTAAACTGGCAGAATCGCGCCCATTTCTTTGCGGTGGCCGCGCAGCTGATGCGACGCATCCTGGTGGACTACGCGCGGCGCGTGGCGACGGCGAAGCGAGGCAGCGGCCGCCTGGTCTCCCTGGATGAAGGGATGGACGTTCCCACGGATGAACCTGAGACGCTCCTGGGCATCGACGAGGCCCTGACCGCCCTGGGCGAGATGGACCCGCGGGCGGCCCGGGTTGTTGAGCTGCGCTTTTACGCAGGGCTCACCGTCGAAGAAGTCGCGGAGGTGATGCAGCTGTCCAGCGCGACGATCAAGCGGGAGTGGGCCACGGCCCGCGCCTGGCTCGAAGCCGAGCTGCAGCGCGACGTCGCGTGA
- a CDS encoding NAD(P)/FAD-dependent oxidoreductase: MSHVVVLGAGISGHTAAAFLRRWLGKEHAVTVVSPKDTYNWIPSNIWVGVGQMRPEQVRVPLRPIYERAGIDFLQASARELYPEGDAADGRPYVLVEPSARPGTRDKVHYDYLVNATGPQLRFDRTPGLGPDGGHSHSVCTDGHAVEASRALDESVERMRRGERQQFVVGVGHGACTCEGAAFEYIVNLEFELRARGVRDKAEITWLTNEYELGDFGMGGMHFRTGGYVQPSSAFNASLFAERGIRWITRAHPLQVERDRVQYDTVEGHADTLPFDFAMLLPPFSGVGLKAMDRSGADITARLFQPNGFMTVDADYTAKTYDAWRAKDWPRTYQSPAYRNVFAAGIAFAPPHAISKPYTTPSGAPVAPAPPRTGMPSAMIGKAVAHSIVDMIRGADGPTHTASMAEMGAACVASTGASMLRGSAAAMTVFPIIPDFDRYPDYGRDLKRTFGEVGLAGHWIKLILHHLFLYKAQLRPGWALIPE, encoded by the coding sequence ATGAGTCACGTCGTGGTGCTCGGTGCCGGGATCTCCGGCCACACCGCTGCGGCCTTCCTGCGCCGATGGCTCGGAAAGGAGCACGCGGTGACGGTGGTGTCGCCCAAGGACACCTACAACTGGATTCCATCCAACATCTGGGTGGGCGTGGGCCAGATGCGGCCGGAGCAGGTCCGGGTTCCCCTCCGTCCCATCTACGAGCGGGCCGGCATCGACTTCCTCCAGGCGTCGGCCCGCGAACTCTACCCCGAGGGCGACGCGGCCGACGGACGACCGTACGTGCTCGTCGAGCCCAGCGCGCGGCCGGGCACCCGTGACAAGGTGCACTACGACTACCTGGTCAATGCGACGGGTCCCCAGTTGCGCTTCGACCGCACACCGGGATTAGGGCCGGATGGAGGGCACTCACACTCCGTGTGCACCGATGGGCATGCCGTCGAGGCGTCACGCGCCCTCGATGAATCGGTGGAACGGATGCGGCGCGGGGAGCGGCAGCAGTTCGTCGTTGGGGTCGGCCACGGGGCCTGCACCTGCGAGGGCGCGGCATTCGAGTACATCGTCAACCTCGAGTTCGAGCTGCGCGCACGCGGCGTCCGCGACAAGGCCGAGATCACCTGGCTCACCAACGAATACGAGCTCGGTGACTTCGGAATGGGAGGCATGCACTTCCGCACCGGGGGATACGTACAGCCGTCGAGTGCGTTCAATGCGTCGCTGTTTGCCGAACGCGGCATTCGATGGATCACGCGCGCCCATCCCCTGCAGGTGGAGCGGGATCGCGTCCAGTACGACACGGTGGAGGGGCACGCGGACACCCTTCCCTTCGACTTCGCGATGTTGCTCCCGCCGTTCTCCGGCGTTGGCCTGAAGGCCATGGATCGCAGCGGCGCCGACATCACCGCGCGGCTGTTCCAGCCCAACGGCTTCATGACGGTGGACGCCGACTACACGGCAAAGACTTATGACGCGTGGCGCGCGAAGGACTGGCCGAGGACCTACCAGTCCCCGGCGTACCGGAACGTGTTCGCCGCAGGAATCGCCTTCGCGCCGCCACACGCCATCTCGAAGCCGTACACCACGCCGAGCGGCGCGCCCGTGGCCCCTGCGCCTCCGCGGACCGGGATGCCGTCGGCCATGATCGGCAAGGCGGTCGCCCACAGCATCGTGGACATGATTCGTGGGGCGGATGGTCCGACGCACACGGCCTCGATGGCGGAGATGGGGGCGGCGTGTGTGGCGTCGACGGGCGCGTCCATGCTTCGCGGGTCGGCAGCCGCAATGACGGTCTTCCCCATCATCCCGGATTTCGACCGGTATCCCGACTACGGCCGCGACCTGAAGCGCACCTTTGGGGAGGTCGGGCTCGCCGGCCACTGGATCAAGCTCATCCTGCACCACCTCTTCCTTTACAAGGCCCAGCTGCGACCAGGGTGGGCCCTGATCCCGGAGTGA
- a CDS encoding DUF3365 domain-containing protein, translating to MKTTACLAVSFMLGLAGCARGPDATEQAALVASAREAAARLATGLGAELKAAIAEQGPDGAIGVCKVRAPESAAALSRQHGMEITRVSPKNRNPAGVPDAWEAQAQSQLEERLAAGEKPESLDTWEVVSAAGGKQFRYAKALPTQPMCLLCHGNADDIPASVKARLAADYPQDKAIGYRVGMVRGIISIKRPL from the coding sequence ATGAAAACCACCGCGTGTCTTGCCGTCTCGTTCATGCTTGGGCTCGCAGGGTGCGCCCGAGGCCCTGACGCTACCGAACAGGCGGCCTTGGTCGCCAGCGCGCGCGAAGCGGCTGCCCGTCTTGCCACAGGACTTGGCGCCGAGTTGAAGGCCGCGATCGCCGAGCAGGGTCCGGACGGGGCGATCGGCGTGTGCAAGGTGCGGGCGCCGGAGTCGGCCGCCGCGCTCTCGCGGCAGCATGGGATGGAGATCACGCGGGTGAGCCCGAAGAACCGCAACCCGGCCGGCGTGCCCGACGCGTGGGAGGCCCAGGCGCAGTCACAACTGGAAGAGCGCCTCGCTGCTGGCGAAAAGCCGGAATCGCTGGATACGTGGGAGGTGGTGAGCGCCGCAGGGGGGAAGCAGTTCCGCTATGCGAAGGCGCTCCCGACACAGCCCATGTGCCTGCTCTGCCACGGCAACGCCGATGACATTCCCGCAAGCGTCAAGGCGCGCCTTGCTGCCGACTATCCACAGGACAAGGCGATCGGATACCGAGTGGGGATGGTGCGCGGGATCATCTCGATCAAGCGCCCGCTGTAG
- a CDS encoding DUF1801 domain-containing protein, which yields MSALFRFPTAVNRDPEIDRWLEARPDDLGAIAARWFGALRACGPDVRELLHDGHPTACVEDAAFAYVDVFRAHVNVGFFQGAELPDPHRVLVGTGKRMRHVKVRPDDDRGCDALLALIRAAYVDMKQRVQLEQPAP from the coding sequence ATGAGTGCCCTCTTCCGTTTCCCGACCGCGGTCAACCGCGACCCGGAGATCGATCGCTGGCTTGAAGCCAGACCGGATGACCTCGGTGCGATCGCCGCCCGCTGGTTTGGTGCCCTGCGTGCGTGCGGGCCCGACGTGCGGGAGCTCCTCCACGACGGTCACCCCACGGCGTGCGTGGAGGACGCGGCCTTCGCCTACGTCGACGTCTTTCGGGCCCATGTGAATGTCGGCTTCTTCCAGGGTGCCGAGCTGCCCGATCCGCACCGCGTGCTGGTTGGCACCGGCAAGCGCATGCGTCACGTGAAGGTGCGGCCCGATGACGACCGCGGCTGCGACGCGCTGCTGGCTCTGATTCGCGCCGCGTACGTCGACATGAAGCAACGGGTGCAGCTGGAGCAGCCCGCACCCTGA
- a CDS encoding response regulator: MSLTSASTQDSRRDIQAQIEFERISTIYRLAPMPQVGAVAFSIVVAFAMWGRVSPAWVVGWLVSRLTISAVRTWETRRFERDPQRALHIDTWQARFEGLIVVDNLCWSVISVVFVPATQNTWLGALLFASVLCIMAVGVFVLNSSFRTAVLNFISMLLPVMGRALWDAHDDTLVVLSSTLIYGVVLTQESWRANKDWTVMTRLRLESDSVAAEREQARRVAVEANLAKSRFLANMSHEIRTPMNGILGMAELLQHTRLDADQARYAEGISTAARALHELLGDILDLSKIEEGKVSLERVDFDPGQLLRATSEMYLALGAPRSTVVVTDIDLAILPLVSGDPTRIRQVVSNLLGNALKFTEAGTVTLSARPVEAPHGDDRSWIQVKVQDTGIGMSPDQVAQLFQRFSQADASTTRRFGGSGLGLVICKHLVELMGGSIHVESTPSQGSTFWFDIPLLAALAPAPVVDVAAPSPPAPLPRKARVLVAEDNRVNQAVVRAMLERLGMTVAMAKDGAEAVSMVQSESFDAVLMDCQMPVMDGYEATRRIRACGAPVARIPIIALTASALAEDRQRCADAGMNDYLAKPMTGAALADTLMRHLGVETAS; encoded by the coding sequence ATGTCGCTCACATCCGCCTCGACGCAGGACTCCCGTCGGGATATTCAGGCGCAGATCGAGTTCGAGCGGATCAGCACGATCTACCGACTGGCGCCCATGCCACAGGTCGGTGCGGTCGCCTTCTCCATCGTCGTCGCCTTCGCCATGTGGGGACGTGTATCCCCGGCGTGGGTCGTGGGATGGCTCGTGTCGCGCCTGACCATCAGCGCCGTGCGCACCTGGGAAACGCGCCGGTTCGAACGCGACCCGCAACGCGCGCTCCACATCGACACCTGGCAGGCCCGATTCGAGGGCCTCATCGTCGTGGACAACCTGTGCTGGAGCGTGATCTCGGTCGTTTTCGTCCCCGCGACCCAGAATACGTGGTTGGGCGCACTGCTCTTTGCCAGCGTCCTGTGCATCATGGCCGTCGGCGTCTTCGTCCTCAACAGCAGCTTCCGGACCGCCGTACTGAACTTCATCTCGATGCTGCTCCCGGTGATGGGCCGCGCCCTCTGGGATGCCCATGATGATACCCTCGTCGTGTTGAGCAGCACCCTCATTTACGGCGTGGTATTGACCCAGGAGAGCTGGCGCGCGAACAAGGACTGGACGGTGATGACGCGTTTGCGGCTCGAAAGCGACTCGGTTGCCGCTGAGCGCGAGCAGGCACGACGTGTCGCCGTCGAAGCCAACCTGGCCAAGAGCCGGTTCCTGGCCAACATGAGCCACGAGATCAGGACGCCGATGAACGGCATCCTCGGCATGGCGGAGTTGCTGCAGCACACCCGGCTCGACGCGGATCAGGCGCGGTACGCCGAGGGCATCTCCACGGCGGCGCGCGCGCTGCACGAACTGCTCGGTGACATCCTCGACCTGTCCAAGATCGAGGAGGGCAAGGTGTCGCTTGAGCGTGTCGATTTCGATCCGGGCCAGCTCCTGCGCGCGACGTCCGAGATGTACCTCGCACTCGGCGCACCGCGTAGCACGGTCGTGGTCACCGACATCGACCTCGCCATCTTGCCCCTGGTGAGCGGCGACCCCACACGCATCCGCCAGGTTGTGAGCAACCTGCTGGGCAACGCGCTGAAGTTCACCGAGGCAGGCACCGTGACGCTGAGCGCGAGGCCGGTGGAGGCCCCCCACGGTGACGACCGTTCCTGGATCCAGGTGAAGGTGCAGGACACCGGCATCGGGATGTCGCCGGACCAGGTCGCGCAGCTGTTCCAACGCTTCAGCCAGGCTGATGCCTCCACCACGAGGCGGTTCGGGGGGTCGGGACTTGGCCTCGTCATCTGCAAGCACCTCGTTGAACTGATGGGCGGCTCCATTCATGTGGAGAGCACGCCCAGCCAGGGGAGCACGTTCTGGTTCGACATTCCACTGTTAGCGGCGCTTGCTCCGGCCCCGGTCGTCGACGTCGCGGCACCCAGCCCCCCCGCTCCCCTGCCGAGGAAGGCGCGCGTGCTCGTGGCCGAGGATAACCGCGTCAATCAGGCGGTGGTCCGCGCGATGTTGGAACGGCTTGGGATGACGGTGGCAATGGCCAAGGATGGGGCTGAAGCCGTGTCGATGGTGCAGTCCGAGTCGTTTGACGCGGTCCTCATGGATTGCCAGATGCCCGTGATGGATGGGTACGAAGCCACCCGACGGATCCGTGCTTGCGGCGCACCCGTCGCGCGCATTCCGATCATCGCGCTCACCGCGAGCGCCCTCGCCGAAGACCGGCAGCGGTGCGCTGACGCCGGCATGAACGACTACCTCGCCAAGCCAATGACGGGTGCCGCCCTGGCCGACACCCTCATGCGCCACCTGGGCGTCGAGACCGCTTCGTAG
- a CDS encoding copper chaperone PCu(A)C, protein MASLSAMWLAVACGGSTTAIQLERAAIAAVPGVQPMVYLTVRNQGARAVSITGASVEGAATAGIRTATAHRLGRTDAALGDTALLSPVDAIPIAARASLRFAPGGYSIVLDGVARSLVPGDSLRITLRFAGAGPATTMARVVPFADLDTLLAPRPESTAGAVTEPSLDEGRALFASDGCAGCHGPAGHGDGPLARTLNPPPRDFRDAASFKNGITEEAIAQTLATGIPNGGAMPLYGHLLDRERRSLARFVTSLHTAPTPPRP, encoded by the coding sequence GTGGCATCGCTGAGCGCGATGTGGCTCGCCGTCGCCTGCGGTGGGAGCACGACGGCCATCCAGCTGGAGCGAGCGGCGATTGCGGCGGTACCGGGGGTCCAGCCCATGGTATACCTCACCGTCCGCAATCAGGGGGCCCGCGCCGTCTCGATCACTGGTGCGTCGGTCGAGGGTGCGGCCACCGCCGGCATCCGCACCGCCACGGCACATCGCCTCGGACGGACCGACGCCGCGCTCGGGGACACCGCCCTGCTTTCGCCGGTTGACGCCATCCCGATCGCCGCCCGCGCCTCGCTGCGGTTCGCCCCTGGCGGATACTCCATCGTGTTGGACGGCGTGGCGCGTTCCCTGGTTCCGGGCGACTCCCTCCGGATAACGCTGCGGTTCGCCGGTGCCGGCCCGGCCACGACGATGGCGCGCGTCGTACCATTCGCCGACCTGGACACACTGCTGGCCCCGCGGCCCGAGAGCACGGCGGGCGCCGTCACGGAGCCATCGCTCGACGAGGGGCGCGCCCTGTTCGCGTCGGATGGCTGCGCGGGATGCCACGGCCCCGCCGGCCATGGCGACGGCCCGCTCGCCCGGACGCTCAACCCGCCGCCGCGCGACTTCCGCGACGCGGCGTCCTTCAAGAACGGGATCACCGAGGAGGCCATCGCGCAGACGCTGGCGACGGGGATCCCCAATGGCGGCGCGATGCCGCTGTACGGTCACCTGCTGGATCGCGAGCGTCGCTCGCTCGCGCGTTTCGTCACCTCACTCCACACCGCACCCACCCCACCACGTCCATGA
- a CDS encoding ABC-F family ATP-binding cassette domain-containing protein: protein MTLLSLANVGVSFGATELFKNVSCTVADGERWGIIGRNGAGKSSIFKLITGELKPTVGSVARKPGLRHALLDQHRAFEGATTVWEAGAAAWSEVIALEKRLADLAIELGELGDRVTDEFLERFGNDQERFGDLGGYIYHARVDAVLQGLGFDAEESKTRPVSTLSGGERGRVGLAAQLIAPADLLLLDEPTNHLDLDTTTWLQEWLRDANETVIVVSHDRAFMDAVCTHILHVEGRTSEWYKGNYSQFVPQRAERRLTRERELERQRAYVKKEEEYIRRNLAGVNSFQAKGKRKRLERLPRLAPPPGDPAAMSLQFDVTERGGDQVISVKDLRVEVPGRVLVEEFTAVLRRNDFVALVGPNGAGKSSFIATIIGQLAAAGGEARIGGSIVPAWFRQDLGDLPLNKSLADAIQDQRPLWNRGQIQNCLGSFGFSGDEVFREIGTLSGGERARMALALMTLSHANLLILDEPTNHLDVENIEALEDALEDYEGSVLLVSHDRAFLREVATRVWAFDGTRLVDFDGPFVEWEEDRARRSAKGTADATRGSRP from the coding sequence GTGACCCTGCTTTCGCTCGCCAACGTCGGCGTCTCTTTTGGCGCGACTGAACTCTTCAAGAACGTCTCCTGCACCGTCGCCGATGGCGAGCGGTGGGGAATCATCGGGCGTAATGGCGCCGGCAAGTCCTCGATCTTCAAGCTCATCACCGGGGAACTGAAGCCGACGGTGGGCAGCGTGGCCCGCAAGCCCGGGTTGCGTCATGCCCTGCTGGACCAGCATCGCGCCTTCGAGGGCGCCACGACGGTTTGGGAAGCCGGAGCGGCCGCCTGGAGTGAGGTCATCGCACTGGAGAAACGCCTCGCCGACCTCGCCATCGAGCTGGGGGAGTTGGGCGATCGGGTGACCGACGAGTTTCTCGAGCGGTTCGGGAACGATCAGGAGCGCTTCGGCGACCTGGGCGGCTACATCTACCACGCGCGCGTCGACGCGGTGCTGCAGGGATTGGGGTTCGACGCCGAGGAGTCGAAGACGCGTCCGGTCTCCACGCTGTCAGGCGGGGAACGAGGTCGTGTGGGGCTGGCGGCGCAGCTCATTGCCCCGGCGGATCTCCTCCTCCTCGACGAACCCACCAACCACCTGGACCTGGACACCACCACCTGGCTCCAGGAGTGGCTCCGCGACGCGAACGAGACGGTCATCGTGGTGTCGCACGACCGCGCGTTCATGGACGCCGTCTGCACGCACATCCTGCACGTGGAAGGGCGCACCAGCGAGTGGTACAAGGGGAACTACAGCCAGTTTGTCCCGCAGCGTGCAGAGCGTCGCCTCACGCGCGAACGGGAGCTGGAGCGGCAGCGGGCCTACGTGAAGAAGGAAGAGGAGTACATCCGGCGAAACCTCGCCGGGGTGAACTCCTTCCAGGCCAAGGGCAAACGCAAGCGACTCGAGCGCCTGCCACGCCTGGCCCCGCCGCCAGGCGACCCGGCCGCGATGTCCCTACAGTTCGACGTCACCGAACGCGGAGGCGACCAGGTGATCTCCGTGAAGGACCTGCGCGTGGAGGTCCCGGGGCGCGTGCTCGTGGAGGAGTTCACGGCGGTGCTTCGGCGGAATGACTTTGTGGCCCTGGTGGGGCCGAACGGCGCCGGCAAGTCGTCGTTCATTGCGACCATTATTGGCCAACTCGCCGCAGCAGGTGGCGAGGCGCGGATCGGCGGTTCGATCGTTCCCGCGTGGTTTCGGCAGGACCTCGGGGACCTCCCGCTCAACAAGTCGTTGGCCGATGCGATCCAGGACCAGCGCCCCCTCTGGAACCGCGGCCAGATCCAGAATTGCCTCGGTTCCTTCGGGTTCAGTGGCGACGAGGTCTTTCGGGAGATCGGCACGTTGAGCGGCGGCGAGCGCGCGCGCATGGCCCTGGCGCTGATGACGCTCTCGCACGCCAACCTCCTGATCCTCGACGAACCGACGAACCACCTGGACGTCGAAAACATCGAAGCCCTCGAGGATGCCCTCGAGGACTACGAAGGCTCCGTGCTGCTGGTGAGCCACGACCGCGCCTTCCTGCGCGAGGTGGCGACCCGCGTCTGGGCTTTTGACGGCACACGACTCGTGGATTTCGATGGCCCGTTTGTCGAGTGGGAGGAGGATCGCGCCCGGCGCTCGGCCAAAGGCACCGCGGACGCCACACGCGGATCACGCCCATGA